In Gemmatimonadota bacterium, one DNA window encodes the following:
- a CDS encoding Trm112 family protein: MHLLLTDRLACPHCGPAFGLILLARTLEERRVLEGELGCPNCRQRYAVRAGLADLRATASSTTPPSTLEAATAEEALRVAALVGVREGPAQVLLHGRAARFAPTLAEQLPDVHWIADHPAVGSWSEQAGVERVRTGGRLPFFDRSLRAVVVEGPDGGALAEASRVVQSRGRLVLLDPAAEEAGSVEAHGFVPLLDDPRARVWERR, from the coding sequence GTGCACCTTCTCCTCACCGATCGGCTCGCCTGTCCACACTGCGGTCCCGCGTTCGGGCTGATCCTCCTGGCTCGCACCCTCGAGGAGAGACGGGTCCTGGAGGGTGAGCTGGGCTGCCCCAACTGCCGCCAGCGCTACGCGGTGCGCGCGGGGCTCGCGGACCTGCGGGCGACCGCGTCCTCGACGACGCCCCCGTCCACGCTGGAGGCCGCTACGGCGGAGGAGGCACTCCGGGTCGCCGCGCTCGTCGGGGTCCGCGAGGGTCCGGCGCAGGTCCTGTTGCACGGCCGGGCGGCCCGGTTCGCTCCGACGCTCGCCGAGCAGCTCCCCGACGTGCACTGGATCGCCGACCACCCGGCCGTCGGCTCCTGGTCGGAGCAGGCGGGCGTCGAACGTGTCCGGACGGGCGGGCGGCTTCCGTTCTTCGACCGCTCCCTCCGGGCCGTGGTGGTCGAGGGTCCGGACGGGGGCGCGCTCGCGGAAGCGTCGCGGGTCGTGCAGTCCCGGGGTCGGCTCGTGCTGCTCGATCCCGCAGCGGAGGAAGCGGGCTCCGTGGAGGCGCACGGGTTCGTTCCGCTGCTGGACGACCCGCGCGCGCGTGTCTGGGAGCGTCGTTGA